From the genome of Triticum aestivum cultivar Chinese Spring chromosome 3B, IWGSC CS RefSeq v2.1, whole genome shotgun sequence, one region includes:
- the LOC123068810 gene encoding cysteine-rich receptor-like protein kinase 2: MAAPTHRLLLLALACALCAAAAGDPRTAVAGQSCAPGSAVSGSVLADNFVPAMDDLNSNVSANGFGTSAVGARGPNTVFGLGQCHRDLSPLDCKLCFAEVRSLLPKCYPRVGGRLFLDGCFGRYANYSFLGEALGPADARVCAPGNASNPRGFADAARAAVANVTEAAVRGDADGYAVASASAGGATAFALAQCWGSLNATACGQCLRAAARAAAGCVPATEGRALYTGCYLRYSTRLFWNVNATAGSGSSGKNGVVWILVGSFLGAFVVVLIIAFLAWKKGILRRKKQSKSFIDMYGGGVSVRIAQSSLNFKYEELRKATNYFDPANKLGQGSNGAVYKAVMPDGKEVAVKRLFLNTREWVEQFFNEVELISQVRHKNLVKLLGCSVNGPESLLVYEYYFNKSLELFLFDASRSRKLTWDLRVGIIQGIAEGLSYLHEESETRIIHRDIKASNILLDDKYKPKITDFGLARAFAADVTHLTTGVAGTLGYMAPEYVVHGHLTEKADVFSYGVLVLEIITGKRCSGSIGSHGGQALLTKVWKHYKDNTVETIIDPIIYKDTIRDKVLHIVQIGLLCAQANPGDRPTMTKVVELLRSHKHDVEIVLSDPPFLNVEGVEDMKQGEQSRLLSAHSGPSVSGSSRSYLNGR; the protein is encoded by the exons ATGGCAGCGCCCACgcaccggctcctcctcctcgcgctggCGTGCGCGCTCTGCGCCGCGGCGGCAGGGGACCCGCGCACGGCCGTGGCGGGCCAGTCCTGCGCGCCGGGGTCGGCCGTCTCCGGCTCCGTCCTGGCCGACAACTTCGTGCCGGCCATGGACGACCTCAACAGCAACGTCAGCGCCAACGGCTTCGGCACCTCCGCGGTGGGCGCCAGGGGCCCCAACACCGTCTTCGGCCTGGGCCAGTGCCACCGCGACCTCTCCCCGCTCGACTGCAAGCTCTGCTTCGCCGAGGTCAGGTCGCTGCTCCCCAAGTGCTACCCGCGCGTCGGGGGCCGCCTCTTCCTCGACGGCTGCTTCGGCCGCTACGCCAACTACTCCTTCCTCGGCGAGGCGCTCGGGCCGGCCGACGCCAGGGTCTGCGCCCCGGGGAACGCCAGCAACCCGCGAGGGTTCGCGGACGCGGCCAGGGCCGCGGTGGCCAACGTGACCGAGGCGGCGGTGCGCGGCGACGCCGACGGGTACGCGGTCGCGTCGGCGAGCGCGGGAGGCGCCACGGCCTTCGCGCTCGCGCAGTGCTGGGGGAGCCTCAACGCCACCGCGTGCGGCCAGTGCCTCCGCgccgcggcgcgcgcggcggccggGTGCGTGCCGGCGACGGAGGGCCGGGCGCTCTACACCGGCTGCTACCTCCGCTACTCCACGCGGCTCTTCTGGAATGTGAACGCCACGGCAGGGTCAGGATCATCAG GAAAGAATGGCGTCGTCTGGATATTAGTGGGTTCCTTTCTAGGTGCTTTTGTTGTTGTCCTCATTATTGCTTTTCTGGCTTGGAAAAAAGGAATTCTGAGGAGAAAGAAACAGTCAAAATCATTCATAG ATATGTATGGAGGTGGAGTCTCTGTCAGAATTGCACAGTCCAGTTTAAATTTCAAATATGAAGAGCTAAGGAAAGCAACGAATTATTTCGACCCAGCAAACAAACTTGGTCAAGGGAGCAACGGAGCTGTATACAAG GCTGTTATGCCAGATGGAAAAGAAGTTGCTGTCAAGAGGCTTTTCCTGAATACAAGGGAGTGGGTCGAGCAGTTTTTCAATGAAGTCGAACTCATAAGTCAGGTTCGCCATAAGAATCTAGTGAAGCTGCTTGGCTGCAGCGTGAATGGCCCAGAGAGCTTGCTTGTTTATGAATACTACTTCAATAAGAGCCTTGAACTATTCTTGTTTG ATGCAAGTCGTAGCAGAAAATTAACCTGGGATCTGAGGGTTGGCATCATTCAAGGCATTGCAGAGGGGCTTTCTTATCTCCATGAGGAATCAGAAACACGGATTATCCACCGAGACATCAAAGCTAGTAATATTTTGTTGGATGATAAGTATAAGCCCAAAATAACAGATTTTGGTCTTGCAAGAGCATTTGCAGCAGACGTAACTCATCTTACAACTGGTGTCGCTGGAACATT AGGCTACATGGCTCCTGAGTATGTTGTGCATGGCCATCTTACGGAGAAGGCCGATGTCTTCAGCTATGGCGTTCTTGTTCTCGAGATCATAACAGGGAAAAGATGTAGTGGCTCAATTGGCTCACACGGAGGGCAGGCGTTGTTAACAAAG GTATGGAAGCACTACAAGGACAACACAGTAGAGACGATTATCGATCCGATCATCTACAAAGATACGATCCGGGATAAGGTCTTGCATATAGTGCAGATCGGGCTGCTATGCGCCCAGGCGAACCCTGGCGACAGGCCTACCATGACGAAGGTCGTCGAGCTGCTGAGAAGCCACAAGCATGATGTCGAGATTGTCCTGAGTGATCCTCCGTTTCTGAATGTTGAGGGGGTTGAGGATATGAAACAGGGCGAGCAGTCACGGTTGTTGTCTGCACACTCTGGTCCTTCGGTGTCAGGGTCGTCTCGGTCTTACTTGAACGGAAGATAA